In Paenibacillus guangzhouensis, a single window of DNA contains:
- a CDS encoding DNA topology modulation protein, with protein MNRILIIGSPGSGKSTFSQVVGDILSLPVIHLDRYYWKPNWVSTPKEEWEQFLMDIAGQDQWIIDGNYNGTLDLRLRYADTVIFLDMPRLLCIYRILKRRIQYHGKTRPDLNEACPERLDGSFFRWVWNYNKHTRQQVLQRLEQLDPNKRVFVLKSRREVSAFIDQLTYDREKRN; from the coding sequence ATGAATCGCATCCTTATTATTGGGTCCCCAGGCTCGGGGAAATCGACATTCTCCCAAGTCGTTGGGGATATTTTATCTCTGCCTGTCATCCATCTGGACCGCTACTATTGGAAGCCGAATTGGGTCTCGACACCGAAGGAGGAGTGGGAGCAGTTCCTCATGGATATAGCCGGGCAAGATCAATGGATTATAGATGGTAATTACAATGGCACGCTCGACCTCAGGCTCCGATATGCGGATACGGTTATTTTCCTGGATATGCCGCGATTGTTATGTATCTATCGGATTCTTAAGAGACGTATCCAATACCATGGGAAGACGAGACCAGATTTGAATGAAGCATGTCCTGAACGATTGGATGGATCATTTTTTCGTTGGGTCTGGAACTATAACAAGCATACAAGGCAGCAAGTGCTGCAGCGGTTAGAACAGCTGGATCCGAATAAGCGGGTGTTCGTACTTAAGAGTCGTAGAGAAGTAAGCGCGTTCATAGACCAGCTAACGTATGATCGCGAGAAGCGGAACTAA
- a CDS encoding O-methyltransferase, producing MEDHTNIHLPIATSILIQKAAEVGFTASCDVLTGSFLRMLAASQQHANILELGTGVGFSTAWILEGMDRESRLTTVEMDEACAAIAREILGVDPRATFVTMDGGQFIEQHAKEQYHVIFADTWPGKFYLIEEVLNMVAPGGLYIIEDLNPQPNWPEGHGAKVEELIAYLETRDDFFMSKMNWSTGLILMTRKHG from the coding sequence ATGGAAGATCACACGAATATCCATTTGCCAATAGCAACATCAATTCTGATTCAAAAAGCAGCAGAGGTCGGCTTTACGGCTTCATGCGACGTACTCACGGGCAGTTTTCTGCGTATGCTCGCAGCATCTCAGCAACATGCTAATATTCTTGAATTAGGCACGGGTGTAGGCTTCTCGACCGCATGGATTCTGGAAGGGATGGATCGAGAGAGCCGACTAACGACGGTTGAGATGGATGAAGCATGCGCCGCCATTGCGCGTGAGATATTAGGAGTTGATCCGCGTGCGACCTTCGTGACTATGGATGGCGGGCAATTCATCGAACAGCATGCGAAGGAGCAGTATCATGTGATTTTCGCAGATACGTGGCCCGGAAAGTTCTATTTGATCGAGGAAGTGCTGAACATGGTGGCTCCTGGCGGATTGTATATCATTGAAGATCTGAATCCGCAGCCGAACTGGCCGGAAGGACACGGCGCGAAGGTTGAAGAGCTGATCGCGTATTTAGAGACGAGGGACGACTTCTTTATGAGCAAAATGAACTGGTCCACCGGATTGATTCTTATGACGAGGAAACATGGATGA
- a CDS encoding NUDIX hydrolase: MKLIKEIYPHGNNSPNSEISYRVRKAARAIVWNDTKKMALLYVSSDGYYKLPGGGIEAGESYEDALRREVLEEVGVQIEILQELGHTIEYRDHIQQLQLSYGYITQVQGENGQPAFTALEQDQGFTLLWVSIEEAARLMKENILNHYVGQFIVARDLAFIEEVLMYHYAYGGIVFNEEGQVLMRSPSGHWGGYVWTFAKGGADPSDRTPEEIALREVLEETGYVCTIITQIPGEYVSDTCTTKYFLMKPTGAITDYDFETQAVEWCDPSEAFRRIQRTSSLKGIERDTQALQSAIETSLRHTVTAPE, encoded by the coding sequence ATGAAGCTAATAAAAGAAATTTACCCCCATGGCAATAACTCGCCAAATTCAGAAATATCGTACCGCGTTCGGAAAGCAGCTAGAGCGATCGTATGGAATGATACGAAAAAAATGGCACTTCTGTATGTGTCATCGGACGGTTATTATAAGCTTCCGGGCGGAGGAATTGAAGCAGGAGAGAGCTATGAGGATGCGCTTAGGCGTGAGGTATTAGAAGAAGTTGGTGTTCAAATTGAGATTCTGCAAGAGCTGGGGCATACAATCGAGTACCGGGATCATATTCAGCAGCTTCAATTATCTTATGGCTATATCACGCAAGTACAGGGTGAGAATGGACAACCTGCATTTACGGCATTAGAGCAGGATCAGGGCTTTACGCTGCTCTGGGTGTCAATCGAAGAAGCTGCTCGCCTTATGAAAGAGAACATCCTGAATCATTACGTTGGTCAGTTTATTGTTGCGCGGGATTTGGCATTTATTGAAGAAGTCCTAATGTATCATTATGCTTATGGTGGTATTGTGTTCAATGAAGAAGGACAGGTTCTGATGCGGAGCCCAAGTGGTCATTGGGGTGGGTATGTCTGGACATTTGCCAAAGGCGGAGCCGATCCGAGTGATCGAACGCCTGAAGAGATCGCGCTGCGAGAAGTGCTGGAAGAGACGGGGTACGTGTGCACCATAATTACGCAAATTCCGGGGGAGTACGTATCGGATACATGCACAACTAAGTATTTTTTGATGAAGCCAACTGGAGCAATAACAGATTATGATTTCGAGACACAAGCGGTTGAATGGTGTGATCCGAGCGAAGCGTTTCGGCGAATTCAACGAACGAGTTCGTTGAAAGGCATTGAACGAGATACACAAGCATTGCAAAGCGCAATAGAGACATCGCTACGGCATACCGTAACCGCTCCAGAGTAG
- a CDS encoding GNAT family N-acetyltransferase, producing MDQIKPIINFSGPKVSLGPLSREYVHLYYQWNNNFIINRTTASMRPVTYEEQYEAFEQYSKNNNFIFFTIFDRATLVPIGLTYLSSIADRNAEYSVVIGEADFHGKGYGTEVTQLMLEYAFKILGLHNVMLTVYAYNSAGIRAYEKAGFREYGRRREVKFYQGRLWDQVLMDCLSTEYTDRLVAEFHDDDEDRTPGGQL from the coding sequence ATGGATCAGATAAAGCCAATCATTAATTTCTCTGGGCCTAAGGTTAGTTTAGGTCCTCTAAGTCGTGAATATGTTCACCTCTATTATCAGTGGAATAACAACTTTATCATTAACCGGACGACAGCCAGCATGCGACCCGTTACGTATGAGGAGCAATACGAGGCATTTGAACAATATAGCAAAAATAATAATTTTATATTCTTTACGATATTTGATCGTGCGACACTGGTGCCCATTGGCCTGACGTATCTATCTAGCATAGCTGACCGTAATGCGGAATATAGCGTTGTGATTGGCGAAGCCGACTTCCATGGCAAAGGCTACGGCACAGAAGTCACGCAGCTCATGCTAGAGTATGCCTTCAAAATTCTCGGTTTACATAATGTCATGTTGACCGTCTATGCCTATAATTCAGCAGGAATACGAGCATATGAAAAGGCAGGGTTTCGTGAATATGGGAGACGGCGAGAAGTGAAATTCTATCAAGGCAGACTGTGGGATCAGGTTCTAATGGACTGCCTATCAACAGAGTATACCGATCGTCTCGTTGCAGAGTTCCATGATGATGATGAAGACCGGACACCAGGAGGGCAACTATGA
- a CDS encoding GNAT family N-acetyltransferase, whose translation MNIQCRRIHKGDPAIISRAFAEQGWNKPQSLYERYVEEHRKGERVTIITEVDGAFAGYVNVLWHSGYPSFHEQGIPEINDFNVLIQYRRQGIGSILMDEAEAVIRERSAVAGIGVGLFSDYGNAQILYAKRGYVPDGKGIYSADRYVGYGDMVRIDDDIALYLTKALR comes from the coding sequence ATGAATATTCAGTGCAGAAGGATCCATAAGGGCGACCCGGCGATCATCTCGCGTGCATTCGCAGAGCAAGGCTGGAACAAGCCGCAAAGCTTATACGAGCGTTATGTAGAAGAGCATCGGAAGGGAGAGCGCGTTACGATCATCACCGAAGTGGACGGAGCTTTTGCGGGATATGTGAATGTGCTATGGCATTCTGGTTATCCGTCTTTTCATGAACAGGGGATTCCGGAGATTAATGATTTTAATGTACTCATTCAATATCGCCGTCAAGGGATTGGGTCCATATTAATGGATGAAGCAGAAGCTGTTATTCGGGAGAGATCGGCTGTCGCAGGCATTGGCGTGGGATTATTCTCCGACTACGGGAATGCTCAGATCCTGTATGCGAAGCGCGGCTATGTGCCAGACGGGAAAGGCATATACAGTGCTGACCGATACGTGGGCTATGGGGATATGGTCCGCATTGACGATGATATTGCGCTCTATTTAACGAAAGCATTGCGTTAG
- a CDS encoding helix-hairpin-helix domain-containing protein, producing MNKKLTSPNDIPSGLSQPALRALAHAGLTNLEQISKLTLQEFKNLHGIGPTAVKPIVEAMEAKGLFFSK from the coding sequence ATGAATAAGAAGCTTACTAGTCCAAATGATATCCCTAGCGGATTATCGCAACCGGCACTACGTGCCCTTGCCCATGCCGGGTTAACGAATTTAGAACAGATCTCCAAGCTAACTTTGCAAGAATTTAAGAACTTGCATGGGATTGGACCTACGGCGGTGAAGCCGATTGTAGAAGCTATGGAAGCGAAAGGTCTCTTTTTCTCGAAGTAG
- a CDS encoding cupin domain-containing protein encodes MKISKTNADHYLVNGELFQLDPQEGIEVPPHIPHQIFNRSNADMEFLVISQPTSAGDRVVVEGSSEY; translated from the coding sequence ATGAAAATAAGCAAAACGAACGCAGATCACTACCTGGTGAATGGAGAATTATTTCAATTAGATCCGCAAGAGGGGATTGAGGTTCCGCCGCATATCCCGCATCAAATTTTCAATCGATCCAATGCAGATATGGAGTTTCTTGTCATTTCGCAACCGACAAGCGCGGGGGATCGGGTCGTTGTTGAAGGAAGTTCTGAGTACTAG
- a CDS encoding YfiT family bacillithiol transferase, translated as MENRVPDLIRFPIGSFEPHVSMTDEERIQVIHQIPEISRRLRAIIEELTPDQFDTSYRQGGWTIRQIVHHLADNDMNAYIRFKRALTEDEPMANTYREDQWAELPDYQATPIEDSIALLELLHRRFYVLVWEMKPEAFRRKLRTVVVGSITLDIALQRFIWHNRHHLAQIESVRSNIN; from the coding sequence ATGGAAAATCGCGTTCCTGACCTCATACGATTCCCCATCGGTTCGTTTGAACCGCACGTAAGCATGACAGATGAAGAGCGTATCCAGGTCATTCATCAGATTCCCGAGATCAGTCGTCGATTGAGAGCAATCATAGAGGAGCTAACCCCAGATCAATTTGATACATCCTATAGGCAGGGCGGCTGGACGATTCGGCAGATCGTTCACCATCTCGCAGATAACGATATGAACGCCTATATTCGATTTAAGCGGGCATTGACGGAAGATGAACCGATGGCGAATACGTACCGAGAAGATCAGTGGGCGGAACTCCCTGATTACCAAGCAACCCCGATCGAAGACTCGATTGCCTTATTAGAGCTGCTTCATCGGCGGTTCTACGTGCTAGTATGGGAAATGAAGCCTGAAGCGTTTAGACGAAAGCTTCGCACCGTCGTAGTAGGAAGCATCACGCTAGATATTGCACTCCAACGGTTTATATGGCATAACCGCCATCATCTCGCGCAGATCGAATCGGTACGATCAAATATTAACTAG
- the yqeK gene encoding bis(5'-nucleosyl)-tetraphosphatase (symmetrical) YqeK: MNFVLLPFIEGLHFTGDLLQDITHFFQMNDDLRTLEHTLQVAAEAERIAKLYGVDSEKVIQAALLHDISNVIPISAMLDAAEGLELEILDDERKYNRSVHQKLSSCMARELFGVTDSEILAAIESHTTHQANASVVAKILFVSDKISWNLPGDHPHLVEMRRHVDAHDMDRAILVYLNQIWEQRHKLKLVHPWLIEAREELLGKITDHKETL, from the coding sequence ATGAACTTTGTATTGCTGCCTTTTATCGAAGGGTTACATTTTACTGGGGATTTATTGCAAGATATCACGCATTTTTTTCAGATGAACGATGACCTCAGAACGTTAGAGCATACCTTGCAAGTCGCGGCTGAAGCCGAGCGTATTGCCAAGCTGTATGGCGTAGATTCAGAGAAGGTCATTCAAGCCGCGCTTCTTCACGATATTAGCAATGTGATTCCGATCTCTGCCATGTTAGATGCAGCAGAGGGATTGGAGCTAGAAATTCTCGATGACGAGCGAAAATATAATCGCAGTGTGCATCAGAAACTATCTAGCTGTATGGCGCGTGAGCTTTTCGGCGTGACGGACTCGGAGATTTTGGCTGCGATCGAGAGTCATACGACACATCAAGCGAATGCTAGTGTTGTAGCGAAAATATTGTTTGTCTCTGATAAAATTTCATGGAATCTACCAGGGGATCATCCGCACCTCGTAGAAATGAGACGGCATGTCGATGCCCATGACATGGATCGAGCGATATTAGTTTACTTGAACCAGATCTGGGAGCAGCGGCATAAGCTGAAGCTTGTACATCCTTGGTTAATCGAAGCGAGGGAAGAGCTGCTAGGGAAAATCACTGACCACAAGGAGACCCTATGA
- a CDS encoding NUDIX domain-containing protein, which translates to MKIRNSVKAIIIQDNKLLVTKLEDEDGIYYLLPGGGQEAGEKMHDTVIRECMEETGYIVEVQGLMFIRECFLVAGTHRVEMMFRCQIIGETQRTIMDQNQLGIEWIDMDRIEDKPLFPAELRTRIKLSHVNVEQPIYLGEMQ; encoded by the coding sequence ATGAAGATTAGAAATTCTGTTAAGGCCATTATTATACAAGACAATAAATTGCTCGTAACGAAGCTAGAGGACGAAGATGGCATATATTATTTGTTGCCTGGGGGAGGCCAGGAAGCGGGAGAGAAGATGCATGACACCGTGATCCGTGAATGCATGGAGGAGACAGGCTATATCGTAGAAGTGCAAGGGCTGATGTTCATCCGAGAGTGTTTTCTCGTTGCCGGTACGCACCGCGTTGAGATGATGTTTCGATGTCAAATCATTGGTGAGACGCAGAGGACGATTATGGATCAGAACCAGCTAGGAATCGAATGGATCGATATGGATCGGATAGAGGATAAACCGTTATTTCCAGCAGAGCTTCGGACACGAATCAAGCTGTCGCATGTGAACGTAGAACAGCCGATCTATTTGGGTGAAATGCAGTAA
- a CDS encoding cysteine hydrolase family protein has protein sequence MSTSNQALIIIDVQQAMFDPAAPVYQGDALLEKLQGLIVQARSNHIPIVYVQHEEEEGPLVRDTPSWVIHPAIAPEAGDVVVHKSTPDSFYQTTLQHELRKRNIHETILVGIQTELCVDTTCRAARSLGFQVTLVQDAHSTFDSADLKAEQIIQHHNQVLQSFASLKNANEITFK, from the coding sequence ATGAGCACATCGAATCAAGCACTCATTATCATTGATGTACAGCAAGCCATGTTCGATCCGGCAGCACCAGTCTATCAAGGGGATGCACTGCTGGAGAAATTACAGGGATTAATTGTTCAAGCGCGGTCTAATCATATTCCGATCGTCTATGTACAGCATGAAGAGGAAGAAGGGCCCTTAGTACGCGACACGCCGAGTTGGGTGATTCACCCGGCGATTGCGCCGGAAGCGGGAGACGTTGTCGTTCACAAAAGCACTCCCGATTCCTTCTATCAGACAACGCTGCAGCATGAGCTAAGAAAGCGGAACATTCATGAGACGATCCTAGTCGGAATCCAGACCGAACTCTGTGTAGATACGACGTGCCGAGCGGCTCGTAGTCTTGGTTTTCAAGTCACATTAGTGCAAGATGCGCACAGTACGTTCGATTCTGCCGATCTGAAGGCAGAACAAATCATTCAACATCATAACCAAGTGTTGCAGTCGTTCGCGAGCTTGAAGAATGCTAATGAGATTACTTTTAAATGA
- a CDS encoding NUDIX hydrolase, which produces MQLKWLEWAKQIQAISQNGLAYSKDIYDIERFEQLRDLSIEIMREYTDLDSEQIRSLFANETGYATPKVDVRGVVFRNNQILLVRERLDGAWALPGGWADVGLSPKEVVVKEIREESGFEVEAVRLLGVIDKKFHPHPPSPFHVYKFFILCDIIGGEAQEGMETLQVEFFDEAFLPQLSTERNTEQQVRRLFEYLRNPELDVFCD; this is translated from the coding sequence ATGCAATTGAAATGGTTAGAATGGGCGAAGCAGATCCAAGCCATTAGTCAGAATGGGCTGGCTTATTCCAAAGACATCTACGATATCGAACGATTCGAACAATTACGAGACTTAAGTATAGAGATCATGCGTGAATACACAGATTTGGATTCGGAACAGATTCGATCGCTATTTGCAAATGAGACCGGATATGCGACGCCGAAGGTAGATGTTCGCGGTGTTGTTTTTCGAAATAATCAGATTCTGTTGGTAAGAGAGCGTCTCGATGGGGCATGGGCCCTGCCAGGGGGATGGGCAGACGTTGGTCTATCACCCAAAGAAGTCGTAGTCAAAGAAATCCGGGAAGAGTCGGGATTCGAAGTAGAAGCCGTTCGTCTCTTAGGCGTGATCGATAAGAAGTTTCATCCTCATCCGCCTTCACCCTTCCACGTCTACAAATTCTTTATTCTTTGCGACATCATCGGTGGCGAGGCCCAAGAGGGGATGGAGACGCTGCAGGTTGAATTTTTTGATGAGGCCTTTTTACCGCAGCTATCAACAGAACGCAATACAGAGCAGCAGGTACGAAGATTGTTCGAATACCTGCGTAATCCGGAGCTTGATGTATTTTGCGATTAA